In Ictalurus punctatus breed USDA103 chromosome 18, Coco_2.0, whole genome shotgun sequence, the genomic stretch agtatttcataggcctgtccaaatgagttgtagcaaactttaaacatgccttttctttagtaatggagtattgtgtgtgagcgtgagcagtggagagcattgcctgttgttttctctgtgacgatggtacctgctgcctccaagtgtttctggagctctttccgagtggtccttggctctcgggctactcttctgactgttCTTCTGTCCTGCCTTTACCTCTCATCAGAGTACTTGAGATGTTCAGATGTTTATCATTAGGAAGCGGCATGTAATATGAGTCTTGTAAAATAGTGGGCTATTTGCAGTACCACAAAACCACATTTCTTCCAGATTGAATACTATTGGAACAAAATTTCAACAAACTTAAGTGCCAACCCATGTGTGATTGTTTTTGCTTCTACCATAGGATCATTCGCTTCCTGGTTCGCCATGTGAAGTACTTCCTGGGTCTACGCTTTGAGATCATTGGATGGGAACACCTGCAGACTGAGGGGCCTTATGTCATCATCTCCAACCATCAGTCATCTCTTGATGTGCtgggtatacacacacacacacacacacacacacacacacacttacacaaaatAATGTATTCTCTCGTTAGACCTAAACGTTTAGACTGAAAGTATAAAAATGATACTTGATACTATGacctgtttatctgtttattggaaaatgataaaaaaagactcaaaattatttgaatgtaaacaaaatgtaaagttGTGTAGAAATCTTTGCATGAGCCCAAACCAAACAAAGTTTTctgccagatttacaaaagtttgtGCGTATGTTGATGAACGAAGATGATCACCTGTAGTTTACCAGGCGTACGCGCGGCACAGCCGATTTACATTCGTTGACACCATTAAATGCGTCTCACGGTGCTGAAATGATTAAATGGCAAAAAAGTCTTTCTTAATGAGTCCTTATTGATCACacgtacattacagcacagtgaaattcttttcttatttAGGCTCATGCCAATGAACATATGTATTATTTAACAGCACCTGAACATGTCAAAATCTAGAGAGAAACTACcgaaaaagttaaataaaggaAGTGGAAGTAGTCATGAAAACCAcggagaaattaaaaaaaaaaagatctacactacacaccaagTGTGTCACACAGGGGAACCGCTATTTTTAAAGTGTCTCAATGGATGAGCCAACTTTCATCCTGCGAAAATAGCGTACTGGTCTTAAACATCTCTTCCCTTTCACTCGCAGCGAGAGCGACGTCTTCCTTCACTTGAGACATTCGTTCATGGCTTACGgctgtgtgtagttttatttgttctaatttatgggtttgtgttggctcacgttttttctttatttttcatattgtttTTAATACCAATAATACTAAAACGAAAATTTTCTCCACGGTATTATCAGTCCCCGATTAAGTGAAGTAGCATGAGGATGGTAGTATAGTATAATCCacatataaaagtgcagtaatccatgcaaatgatATGATTTGAATGTACATTTGTTAGTCTTCTTTCCTGTGAAATGAAAAGACTCGGAAGCTTGGGTAGGAcgtcaagttttttttttttttctggacttGGAGGATTTTCCTGCATACCAAATGTCTTGAGTAAACACAATTTACAAATAAGTctgttcatatccagcttgatagATGAGGCCCGATGTCGTTAATTCTCTTATTTCTGTTCATATCAGTAATAAGCTCAACACCAGTGCGttaataaatttatttaaaatgttgtaaACAGCTCCCTCTACAGGCTGAAACAACCTTTTTAATTGAATCTGAATCCCTGCGTGAATTTGAggggatttgtgtgaaaatcgaGAGAGGAATTTTGTGCCAGCACTTCTCTCTGAGCTCTTAGATACATAGACTTCATTTATCCTGAGGGGAAAATAAATCAGAGAAGACGTCATGGCAGTCGGTTTTCAGACTGATGAATGAGACATCAGGCCCCTTTTCAGATATTCACACACTAATGCACTCAATggtgtatatacactcactggccactttaacaggaacacctgtaccctaTTATTGGTTGATTGGATGATCGTATGAATGAGCAGAGGCAAATTTTTCATAACGTGGAAAGGTTGGAGAGTAGAAGGTTGGATAAAACCTTGAATATCTAAAAACTAGCCATGTTCAGAGGTTATATCATCACTGGAAATTTACTCACAACTTGCCATAAGAAAATGCATTTGAGACATGTGAGAATAACTTGTGAACAGCTACCTGTGTCAACTGTCTACCCGAGATCTAATCACCCGAGATTTCTGTTTGTGATAGTTAATTCCCGGTTCTTTTGCCCCACGCAGGCCTGATGGAGGTTTTGCCTGATCGCTGCACCACTATTGCCAAGAAGGAGCTGCTGTGGGCAGGAACAGTGGGCATGGCCTGCTGGCTGGGGGGCATCGTGTTCATCAACCGCAAGAAAACTAGTGATGCTAAGAGTGTCATGGTCGACACTGCCAAGGTCATGCTGCACGACAAGGTGTGCTTCGCAAACCTTCAAATTAGCCATGGGGTgaaattgaatttaaaacaagaattgtttttataattaaaactgTATAGTTGTTCGACATGTATAGTTTCATTTCTTCCAGCTTTGCTCTTTGGCGTCCTTTGGTGGGACGCTGTCCGGATTTGTCTCGTTTTCATCGTTCAAACCTTTAAGTCACCTCGAGTGTGATGACCTCATTTAAAACTGTGTGGAGTTAAGAGAATAAATGACGgatattcatttataaataaatgtaataaacaatTTTCATTCACAGATTTCATCTGACCAGTTTCAGAAATGTTGAACTGTTAActtgtattttattctttattattcgGATATACAGAGGTGCTTGAAAGTTAGAGTTTTCTAGATATCggaataaatatgacttaaaacatcatcaggttttcctgaaaaaaagaaaagtaaacaaagaactcagttaaacaaatgagacaaaatattatacttggtgttttcaatcactatgctgacaatcaggtgtgagagagtgagtgagtgagtgagtgtgctgttttatttaaagaacagagctctatcaaagtctgatcttcacaacacgctTGGTGAGGTGTATCTTGGCACGACCAAAGGACCACAGAAAgtgttgttgaagctcatcagactataaaaggttacaaaaccatctctgaagagtttggactccaccaatccacagtcagagaTTGTGTACAtgtggaggaaattcaagaccattgttcccCTCTCCAgcagtggagaccaacaaagatcactccaagaacaagacgtgtaatagtccgcaaggtcacaaaggaccCCAGGGTAACTTCTGAGCAACTAAattcctctctcacattggctgaTGTTCATGAggccaccatcaggagaacactgaactaCAGTAGTGCGgatggcagggctgcaaggagaaagtcaccgctctccaaaaagaacacgtggacgagccagaaggctgttggaaaaatattttgttgatggatgagaccaaaatagaacttttggtttaaatgagaaatgttatgtttggagaaaggaaaacactgcattccagcataagaaccttccCATCAATCCCATCTGTAAAATATGGTGGTGATAGTATCTTGGTTTGTGCCTGTTTTGCTGGATCTGGGACAGGACAGCttgccatcactgatggaacaatgaattctgaagtaaaATGTCAGGagatctgtctgtgaactgaatctcaagagaaagtgggtcatgcagcaagacaacgaccctaaacacacgagtcgttctaccagaGAACGGTTAAAGaggaataaagtgaatgttttgtaacggccgagtcaaagtcccgaccttaatccagtagaaatgttgtggaagaacctgaagcagcagttcatgtgaggaaacacaccaacatcccagagctgaagctgttctgtactgaggaacgggataaaactcctccgagccgatgtgcagatgatcaacacttaccccaaacgcttatctgcagtgattactgcacaaggagtcacaccacatactgacagcacaggtgcacatactttcacccctcacagatatgtaatactggatcattttcctcaatacatCAATGACCAAGTACAgtatttttgtctcttttttttcatttggttctttttgtctacttttaggacttctaaCAAAGTCTGATGATTTacgtcatatttatgcagaaatatagaaaatcctaaacggttcacaaattttcaagcgCCACTGTTCTCCATTCTGGCAATACTAGTGTAGTATTATTTATACTGATAATGTAGGATTctgaaacaaaatattttaaatgaaataaaaatataactgaCAGGAACAGTTCGCTCTCTACATTTGTCTGTCTTCGCAGATCCGCCTGTGGGTGTTTCCTGAAGGAACGCGGAATCAGAAAGGTGATGTTCTGCCATTTAAGAAGGGCGCATTCCACCTAGCAGTGCAGGCCCAGGTAAGTGGCTCGCATTTAACACCAAGCAAAGAGCTTGTATAGTGCTGATTACACTGTAAATCAAGAGTTCTCAAGATTTTTAAGGACCCAAATACTGTTGCTaccacacattttattttatttccctttttttattCGAAGACCTGAAATTATTGGTCTTAAAAAATAGTTGGTTATAAAACAACTAAATCTAAAatgtgtttcatatatatatacacacacacacacacacacacacacacacacacacacacacacacacacacacgggatcCTAACTATGTGTAGATAGTTTAGAAACAGCCAATGATCAGGGCCgtttatatcctgtcaatcaaaagagggtgggaaaacacgcatttgtgctgtgtgtaaagaagatgtctcttgtgtggaatgacgacaaaactgcagtgtgtaacCTCTGCACTGATTAAATTCTACACCGGACACCGCAGCAGTGAAGCGCTGCTTGCGCTGAACTGAAACACCGTCGAAAGATTTCGGTGAAGACGAGTTACATCTTATATATAACTTGTATCTCTCTATCCGATCATTAATATTGTAATTCTAGCTACAATCCATGCTCTAGAGGCACACATGATGCAGCTGAAACAGAACTTGTGGCCCATTCAGGTCACTTTAACACAAGAGCGTATTGAATAAATATCCAAGACTAAATAAATGTTGGTAATTTAATTATTGgtcggttttatttattttaaaatattgtataAATCAGGTTTGCATGTATAGAACTCCACAATCACAGATGGTAAAAAATCTCCTGTGACCCTGTATGAACCTCACTATTCTGGAAGATGTGACTGCTGTGGATGTACACGGGTGAGTTTAGTGAACACCAGGAGGCGCCACTGTTCCTTTTGAGTACATTAACTTGAGATCACGCACACCTTCTCTGCTGGCATGGGAATCTTTTTAAGAAGGAACCCATGTTTCCCAAGAAGTTTCCACTGGAACTCTGGGCTGTAGTTCAGTTTTTAGCAGTGCCAGCTGAGAGAGCTGACCTTGGGCTATTATTAGCCTGGGAAGATAACATGGCCCGTCTGTGTTTATTTCAGCAATTGACCttgtctctcttttctctcttcctctttctctctcaaacacacacaggcaccCATCATCCCCATTGTGTTTTCCTCCTATAGCAACTTCTACCTACGGAAGGAGAAAGAGTTCAAATCAGGTGAAAGACTTTATGCATTATAACTTTGGCACATTTATTCATCATACATGGTTTTCACCAGTGTACagtcttgatttatttatttattcatttatttattatttttgtcagaTTAATTTGTCCAAAAGGCACAACATGCATTCTTAAACAGTCATCAATGAGCCAGAAAATGAGTGTGTGGAAGGAACACCTTTCGGCTGTGGACCCTTTGGGATGTGGAAAATTGGTTGGTGTGCTTATGTCCTTAATGGTAATGATGGTTTTCATCATTTTCTTATAGGAAAGATCACTCTGAAGATCCTCCCCAAAATTGAGACGAAAGGCTTGACGTCAGACGACGTGTCGTCGCTCTGTGACCAGTCGTATGGCGTGATGCGTGCTGCCTTCCTTGAAATCTCTGGCCAATCTCAGTCCAATGGGCCGTCCAATCACTGAGCGTTTTGGTGACTCCATctactgtttctctctcattgCCTCTCATAGCCGCACCGCTCTGACGGCTCGAGACTTTGCAGTCGTGGTGATTGACGGTTGCTGTGGCAACTAGACACTTCCAGCATCTTCTTCAGTGTCAATATAAagccacattacacacacacacacacacacacatatatatatatatatatatatatatatatatatatatatatatatatatatatataaccacacacatacactcaaatACACTCGTCTCTCGTTGAGACTTTTGGAAGCGCATGGGTGTGGCGTTAACTGAGGGCAACGACCTTTGACCTTGCCTATTGGAGACAGTCTGTTTGGAGCATTTTTACAATATGTTTGTTTCAGAAAGGAAGATTTCTTGTGGATGTGCACTTATCATGCATGCCTTGGGACGCTTTGTCTGTCCTTCGCTTTTAAGTTCCTGGACAATTTCTCATGTTTTACAGTTTATGCCTATTCCCTGCTATTCATTTACTTGTAGCTGATCTTTTaggtcttttttattttattttattttttttaagtaatcaTTTTTCATCTTGTTTTGGTTCATGTTCTATTGTCTTTTGCCATCAGTCCTGCCTTAGGACCCAGCCAATTAAAAGTGTACCTTAAATGTAACTACCACCAGTGACAAACTTCTACCATTCCAATCCTACCCCATAAAGCAGACGGTGGCAGATCGGGAGGaatttttcacttgattttATGCAGTACTGCTAACTGTTTTCCCTTAATAAGCCTCTTCATTGGAGTttgcacttaaaaaaacaagacaaaaaacgAAGCCTTTCTGTTGcttagctttatttatttttgtatttcagcCTTTTTGCCTTTTTACCTTTTGTTCCTTGTTTTGGAAAAAGGTACCTCTTTAGCTTTAAATGTCAAAGGTAATTTACATGAACTGCAGTGTTGGATTGTACTATGGATATTGGCtcctggaaaaaaaaggaaatgaaatacAGCCTATTAAAATGtagtatttaataatttattttgctTGTGAATTAGAAATAGCCGTTTCTGGTGCTGGTTGCTTTACCGTCATGCCCTTAATCTGTGTCATAAACTTATTCAGTGTTGCCAGATTAAACAGTATCCTCCACATCTGGCTATTTTTTATTCACCTGGAGTGGAAACAGATTTGGGCTGTTTGTTGCATTTCAAAGTAACATTTCAGGACCGGTTCCCTAACGGCGCGTCCGATCCGGCACACTGAACTCGTACACAAGTCGTTCCGAGACACTTGATTAGCGCCACACACACGTGCTATCTACATGCATGCATATGCTAGATCAAGTTTCTGGCCTGATCTGTACTACATGTCTGGATAATTACAAAACCTTTGGTATTCATGTTTAATACTGCTAAATTAATATGCTACCGGCTATGAAAATaatagtgttttttaaataaccttTTAGTTACTAATTGTTTATTCAgaattgtaatttttaaaaaatgacatttatcaTACTGGTACCAAAACAAACGCTCTAAACTGTTTCTGTGGCGTGTGTGAGGTTTCTCAGCTAGCAGTCACAGCACTGCGAGTCGATTCGTGATCAGTGACGGATGAAAGTCTTGAAGGTCGAATACTGGTCTAGTTCATCTCGCGTGAGAATGCGGGTCACGAATAACCAAATTTAAAGCGTACCTTACTAAACTGACTTATTCGGTTTGGACTGGGGACAtgatatgattttaaaaaaggtgTCAGTTATTTTTGGAAGCATTTTTGGGAAACGAAGCTGAACGGTCAACATTCTGAAAAccacggggggaaaaaagatttgaaGTTGTTCCTTGTTTATCTCTTCTTGTTGAAATATTTGCTTGACATTTTAACTGtgcttattgttgttgttgaaactAGGCATTTCCATACctgtttttccatttcatttgggttgaaataaatatttatttcatttggaaCGCTAAGCAGTTGTTcaggtttttttgttctttcccACATCCTCTGCCAGTGCAGCTGTGATCCACAAATCTCATTTGCTActggaactaaaaaaaaagcaggaatcAAACGATCTCAAATACTTTTAACAGGcgttatatggccaaaagtatgtggactcATGACCCTTACAGCCACGTGTGGGCCTTCCTCACacagttgtctagaatgtctttgtatgctgtagctttacagtttcccttcaccggaactaaggggcccaaagatgttccagtatgacagtACTCTGAcgcacaaagccagctccataaagacatggtttgccacgTTTCGAGTGGCCTACACGTAGCCCTCACCTTAACTTCACTGGGACGAATTGGAATGCAAATTGCAGACCAGGTCTCCTtacccgacatcagtgcctgacctcactaatgctcttgtggcagAATGGATAAATCCCCACACCCACGCTCCAAAATGTAGTGGAATGCTTTCCCAGGAAAGAGGAcgttattataacagcattgggggaggaggagggggaaggAGAAGGGGGGTGGTCCAACTCagtaatgggatgttcaacatcAAACAGTGATCTGGGTGTAATGTCAGGTGACCACATACACTCGCTGAGCCCTTTATTAAGAGAACTGGTTAACTGATACTGGTTAAAAACTGGCGATCGTTGTAAATGCTGTTTATTGCGTGTGTCTGTGCGACATCTTCACTTTGTGTCTATGATCCGGTCGGGTCTGTTTTGATGAATATGTATTACAAATTCACAAAATGTTCAGTGTGAAAGCCCAGTGTAGAATCTGATTACATTAAGATTATACACAAAGGTCCAGTGGATCTGTGTAAAATAcctcagattttaaaaaatctaatccTTGTTTTTTTCCAAATGGGAAtagacttgttttttttgttgcatttcattGCATTGCGCTGAATTTGTGCTTTTCTGTCTGAAGAGTGGTAAAATATCATTACATAGAAATAATCCACACCGCAACGGGCTTTATTACGAATGGCTGCGGGATAAAAGCTGATGAGGAATTACAGTGATAAATGAATAAGCATGCCGTTATTGATGCTGCCGACACTGATCTACACGAAGCACTTCATCCTTCTAGTCTAAGCAATAGAAAACTGAATAGAAATTCATTCCACATAATACAGCTGTGTGGTCACACGAACAAATAAGAGAACGCCGAgtataaaaatgtcaaaaattgCCGAAAATTTGTCGCCGATAGAAACGCGCACGTGTTGAATCATGAGTGTTTTTGTCTTTGCAGGAATTACCTCTCTCACAGAGGTACTAATAGGGCCGTTTAGCCATGAGAGACCGCGTGCATACTTCATATCACCACACTGCTGGATTCTCAGTTCTTCTGACAACTGCGCTGGCTGCAAGTAAGATCACAGATTTATCACTCAGTTATATTCGTCAGCCTGGCTCGAGATTCTGCTCTGCTCGCTGGAGTGTCGCACCGCTTGCCTCGCTCGCATGCTcggttgtgatggtcaggtgtccacatactatTGACCTTACAGTGTCTACTGGTTTGCTGATGGTCTGTTAAACATGACGAAGTCGTAGAGTGACGACTGTAGTGCAGATTCCGGGGCTGTTCTTTCTCCTGGAGTTGAAGGCAGGCTGTGTTCCGGTTGCATTTTGCAGGTGTACCTTGTGTTTGTTGATCATCTAGTTTTCTTGGCAAGAGCCTGGAATAGAAAAAATATGGACAATGGTCACCATAACGTGAAAAACATCTATACACAGATACCAGCACATTAAGGATGGGACAACATGCCATTGTGACCGTGTGTAGTGAGGACTGCAAACCTGACGCCACTCCGTACTGCTGCGATGATCACATGTCTGCCTTTTCCGCCCCGAATAACATTTTCAGATAAACATCAGACTGTTTACTGAGACGATAACAAACCATGCTTTCGGTACAGTAACTGATGCATAAACACATCATTTTTATAAAAGCTCTGTGGGAGGAGTCTGTAAGGTTACACCCACccactttatatttaaaaaaaaaaaggatcaaaaGGGGAAAGTAGAAAGTTATTATACTTATAAAGTTATTATAGTTCTGACCGGGAACAACTGATCAGCGACAGCTGACTGATGACACGCGTAACGTATTTAGATTCCACGGAAGCCATgttacttgtttttatttagcatAACATACACTCACATGATCCAAGGCGTTCCTCCAGGAAGCTGACCTGTTCGCTGAGGGAGTCTATTCTGTCCAGCTGCCGCAGCGAGTGTGACAGGAAGTTAGTCTGGTCTGACAGGAAATCAGTCCTGTCTAACAGGAAGCCATTGCTGTTGGCCATGTCCTCCTCTGACAAAAAGAAAGTGGAGAACGGTGCGAGAACCATCTCCAGTTTCTATAACGAGAGAGACAAAGGAATGATTTTCAACCCGTTGttgtattttattgaaataatgaACAGAATTATTCATATAACATTCCCAAACTTCCAGGGGGAAAGAAACCTGAGGCGTATCAAAACAATGATTATTTCATCTCAAATAGAACTTGGTGAGATCGCTGTGTGGGTTTTTCCTCTTGGTACCAAAAGGTCTTCGGTTCAACGCTGAGCTCCGGCGGTGCAAAATTCCTCATGTTTTCCCGGTGCTCGCGTCGGTTTCCTCCgcgttctctggtttcctcctaccgCTCAAAATAAAACCCCGACCCACTGGTATGTGGATCGTCTATTCCTAATTGTCGGTTGCGCTAATTTGTTAGTCTGTACAGAATTTATAGTCCATATGGTACCGAGTGTATACAGATACTGGATGAGTGCATTACCTGTTCCAGCAGCTGTACTCTATTCCTGAGGATCTGGACCTCTTCTGAAACATTTGCCACCAGTCCCACATCTCCACcttcaaacacatacacaaccaTACACCTTCATGAGTTCTAAACCCCTCCCACTTTCAAATAAACACCCCCAAATATTTAATAGATGTCTATCCAATCAAATTCAAAGGAATATCTAATGGTATATGTCTAATGTATCTGAAATAAATGAAGGCAGATTGTCATAAACCACGATGACGATGTTGATGGTGAGGATCAAGTGTATCTGAAATAACCCTGTGTTTTCAGCAcgtccagcacacacacacacacacacacacacgtcttacaCACGTCTCAGTACTGTCTCGGTTTTTACTTACACCCGAGGTCTGAATACCAGTGCTTGACATTTCAGTCTTAATCCTTACATCCTAACCATGCACACTTAACTCCACTCTGAATAAGACCCTGCATTATTGAGAAGTTTGTAGACGTTTTATT encodes the following:
- the agpat2 gene encoding 1-acyl-sn-glycerol-3-phosphate acyltransferase beta, with amino-acid sequence MEVLWFLPLLVVPVLFWTSSTFVYYFKKCFYVAYMMLLALIAIPICILKSGGRDVENMRIIRFLVRHVKYFLGLRFEIIGWEHLQTEGPYVIISNHQSSLDVLGLMEVLPDRCTTIAKKELLWAGTVGMACWLGGIVFINRKKTSDAKSVMVDTAKVMLHDKIRLWVFPEGTRNQKGDVLPFKKGAFHLAVQAQAPIIPIVFSSYSNFYLRKEKEFKSGKITLKILPKIETKGLTSDDVSSLCDQSYGVMRAAFLEISGQSQSNGPSNH